The DNA segment GCTGTGCACGGGATCCAAGACAACCTGCATCCCGCCTTGATCCCCTCTCTTCTTTCCCCGCTGCACCGGCGAGTCCTGGAACACCAGACGGACACGGTGGTGACGCATGTCCGTGCTCACATTGATCGTGAACTGTTGAAACGAGAACATCCGATTAGGGTGGTTGGTGTTGGAGGAAAATATTGGTGGGTGAATGtccacttttgaaaataataaaatattacaatctgcagctcagaaacatttgttGTTCAGACTGCACAGAGAGCCTATCAATGTTATCAGGATGGATTCAAATGCTGAATTAGTCCTTGTGTTTTAGTGAAATCATGTTTCACACCACATACCGGCACATCTAAAAAGTATGTCAGCACacaaaagttttatattttttgtctttcattttagaaagtgaaactaatttattcatttcagaggGTTTAttatttcaagcctttatttcttgtaattttgatggCTGTGGCTTACGAAtcaatgaaaaccaaaaactgtGTCCCTCGGAAAAATCAAACATTGTGAAACAGACACACTGGAAACTCATGGTGTCACATTCTAATGAGCTAATTAACTCGAAACACCAGTACATGTTTCTCTAAATGGTTTCTCAGTCTGGGTCAGAAGGCTACACAATCatggggaagactgctgactggACAGATGTCCAGAAGACAGTCACTTTACAAGAATGGTGagccacaaaaggtcattgTTAAAAAAGCTTGTTCAAAGAGTGCTGTATCTAAGTACAGCCATAGAAAGTTGAGTCAGCATTATGCCCCATGAGTCTGTTGTAGGTCAGAATAcactcatattttaaaaatgcttaacTGAACATAGATTTTTACCATCTGTACAGCAAAATCATCAGAATTTTATAACAAAGAAAGGctttaaatattataattaaaaatttgtGATGAATCTGTAAgagtctgaaaatgaaaaaaaatgaataaataaaaatattgaactgTCAGGACATCCATATTAATTATCATTTAAACTATCAGGGTAGTACATACTTGGGATAAATCACAATATATGTGCCCAGAAATAAAAGCTACTTGCCAGGGTAAGAGTGAGGCCCATGACTACAGGGATGAAGATGTAGTTAAGTGTGGTGACCTGAAGCACACAGCAGTCAGAGTCTGGATTCATATGAACGTCTTCATATTGTTTGGGCAGATGCAAAGACTTGGCACAACCATTCTTAAAATGTCCCTGCATGGATGgagatgaaaatagaaaaactcaGACAGCTGTCACAGCAGGGGTCATCacaagaaaaaactaataatttgaacaaaaaaaaagtgcgagtttactttaaaaatagacATCCTGCTAcctgctttttaaatttgaagttGAACTCCCACAATGCTTCGGGTCGAGTCCCTGACACCTTTTTGATCCAGAagagaaaacactgaaacaacaGAGAATAGGCATTTAAAAGCATATATTTATAAGGTCAAATGTCAGTtgacaaaacagttttcatctTGATCTTATTCTACTTCtaagaaaaatcataaaagtaAACTTAAAATCTGCCTAACATTTTAAGCCTTTATATTGCAACCCTTGTTCTGTTACAGTGGAGTTCAAACCACAAATAAATCAGATTCAATTTGCCCTAGACTCACCAGATATTTCAAACACAGATGTGTTTAAATTCATCTTTGTCACTACTTTTACACAGAGCAAGCAAGTAAGTCACATGAAAATACACTGAATGTTAACAGACCTTGGAATTGAGCAGCGTTGTGGGCGTGGATTCTGGCAGTGCAGGACTTTTTGAAACACGCAAGCTAAACGGCTCGTACAAATGGAAAAGGGAGCGAATCACACAAGCCCGTAGACAGCGCATCCTACTTATAGAGTTAGGCTGGAGGCGAAACGGCAGATCAACTTCAACCCTGTAGtgcctttaagaaaaaaaagaaaaaaaacagtaaatgggaaggtttgagaaaaaatatgtttatgttaaTCTCAAAACTACCAATAATTAAGTGAAAGGTCCATTTTTGCCATAGTTTTATTGTTCTACTGAACCAACATGAGGAAAATTATCAAAAAGACCCAGCAGGGGGCTCCACTTGTTGCAGTTCAGCTACAGTTCTCTGCTGTGTAAAATTAAGCATTACACAAAGGCGGGCAATACCAGCTAATAAGAGCCAGAACCATGAGTATTTTCATGCTTAGACACACctgatttaaatagaaaaacactGGGAGGATTTTGTAGAACTTAAAGCTGAGAAGATTATTCAGCTGTATGATTCAGGCATTTCAAAGAAGCAGCACATCTATACACATACAGGAAACCAGACCACCGCCGACCTTTTAATGTGAAATCTCAAAATTTAATCAGATCTGATTAAATCAAGTCAATCAGATTAAAATAGctccaaaatattttcaaacgtTGGCCTTTTTAAGATGAGTTCAAAAAGTTAAGTGCTGTTACTAAACTGAATGacttaattatgttttaatacaATATAATACAGAAACAAGATTTAGTTCTTATTCTTAATATGATGCCGTCTTAAAAGCTGTATTCTGAGCTTAGTCACATCATGCATACTAATGCAACTTGGAGAACAATAAAAGAGCCAGGAAAACatcaaagtaacattttttactAAATTGTTTAAAGACATCACATAAAGTGAGACAATGATCCAGATGTCCGTGCgttgaaagcaaataaaattccTCTTTATCTTTTACCTGCAAATAAAAGTCATTTATAAGATTTTATGAAGACAAATCTGCCTTAAAAGACAGAAACCTGTTTAGTGAATTTAAATATACATCAATTGTAGTTTTGCTTCAACAAAACCAtaagcaaacatttt comes from the Gambusia affinis linkage group LG07, SWU_Gaff_1.0, whole genome shotgun sequence genome and includes:
- the tmem183a gene encoding transmembrane protein 183A, which codes for MPKKGNRKRLKFKAGDVCCESVTVADFANADPAVVKSGRVKKAVANAIEKEVKLLCGLEASQGAVEEVLSSALSVRADAVGSSDDPEDDEEESETKVARKKKNKRKKESSESSDGEDYPVDIWLVLSSYIRPEDVCKFSLICRSAWTVTCTAAFWTRLYRRHYRVEVDLPFRLQPNSISRMRCLRACVIRSLFHLYEPFSLRVSKSPALPESTPTTLLNSKCFLFWIKKVSGTRPEALWEFNFKFKKQGHFKNGCAKSLHLPKQYEDVHMNPDSDCCVLQVTTLNYIFIPVVMGLTLTLFTINVSTDMRHHRVRLVFQDSPVQRGKKRGDQGGMQVVLDPVHSVKLMDWWHPLYPLFPFT